The following coding sequences are from one Collimonas arenae window:
- a CDS encoding F0F1 ATP synthase subunit epsilon, producing MSETKVVVVSPEGELYAGSAGLVTLPGIAGSLGILPGHTPLLTRLKPGAVHIKRVSGEDDFIYVAGGYAEIQPYSVTILADTAIRGKDLDEAKATLARQQAEERLHNQTSNIDYALAQAELAEAVAQLSTLAQMRRGK from the coding sequence ATGTCGGAAACCAAAGTCGTCGTCGTCAGCCCGGAAGGCGAGTTGTACGCCGGTAGTGCCGGATTGGTCACCCTGCCGGGCATCGCCGGCTCATTGGGCATCCTGCCGGGTCATACCCCGCTGCTCACACGCCTGAAACCAGGCGCCGTCCATATCAAACGCGTATCCGGCGAAGACGACTTCATCTATGTCGCCGGCGGCTACGCCGAAATCCAGCCGTACTCGGTCACCATTCTGGCCGACACCGCTATCCGCGGCAAGGACCTCGACGAAGCCAAGGCCACCCTGGCCAGGCAACAAGCCGAGGAACGCCTGCACAACCAGACATCGAATATCGATTACGCACTGGCGCAGGCCGAACTGGCCGAAGCGGTGGCGCAATTGTCCACGCTGGCGCAGATGCGGCGCGGTAAATAG
- a CDS encoding SH3 domain-containing protein, whose translation MSVTVAGCINGYTWCDVYLPDGNRGWVYAQNLNYPYQGSQVPLMSYGSAIGLPIVAFTIGAYWGQYYRGRPWYRNQAHWSHIRPGFGGGHRPGVRPPPGHGARPPIGVRPPGGGHTRPPGGGHVRPPGGGKPPGGGHVRPPNGGNHGGGRPHGGARPQPR comes from the coding sequence ATGTCTGTGACGGTGGCGGGCTGTATCAACGGTTATACCTGGTGCGATGTGTACCTGCCGGACGGTAATCGCGGCTGGGTCTATGCGCAGAATCTGAATTATCCGTACCAGGGCAGCCAGGTGCCGTTGATGAGTTACGGTAGTGCGATCGGATTGCCGATTGTGGCATTCACCATTGGCGCCTATTGGGGACAATATTATCGTGGCCGTCCATGGTACCGTAATCAGGCGCATTGGTCGCATATCCGGCCTGGATTTGGCGGTGGACATCGCCCCGGTGTAAGGCCTCCTCCCGGACATGGCGCCCGTCCGCCGATAGGCGTCAGACCGCCTGGCGGTGGACATACCAGGCCGCCAGGTGGCGGGCACGTCAGGCCACCGGGTGGCGGCAAACCACCTGGCGGCGGTCACGTCAGACCGCCAAATGGCGGCAACCACGGCGGCGGCAGGCCGCATGGCGGAGCGCGACCGCAACCGCGGTAA
- a CDS encoding DUF2891 domain-containing protein yields MHLTQEQVSAFAALPLRSLRHEYPNYIMHALNGPQDVLSPRALHPVFYGCYDWHSSVHGYWLLARCARQYPALPQQAEIATLFEEHFTAANMQQELAYFTAPGRTSFERPYGWAWLLALAQELESWPHPRAAAWLAAMEPLVADIRNRVLNFFPLLSYAIRVGTHYNSAFALRLILDFARHRKDAELESAVVAAACRYFIADSNYPAHYEPGGDEFLSAALTEALLMADVLEPDVYVDWFAQFLPSLPDVDRLMNPAEVSDRSDPKIAHLDGLNLSRAWCMKRIARRLPEHDAAAATLTAAAQRHIQASLPHVASGHYAGEHWLATFAMLAMEAPA; encoded by the coding sequence ATGCATCTGACCCAGGAGCAAGTCTCGGCCTTCGCTGCGCTACCGCTGCGTTCGCTGCGCCACGAGTATCCGAACTACATCATGCACGCCCTCAACGGCCCGCAGGACGTGTTGTCGCCGCGTGCGCTACATCCGGTGTTCTACGGCTGCTACGATTGGCATTCGTCAGTACACGGCTACTGGTTGCTGGCGCGTTGCGCGCGCCAGTATCCGGCGCTGCCGCAGCAAGCGGAAATCGCGACGCTGTTCGAGGAACATTTCACCGCCGCCAACATGCAACAGGAACTGGCGTATTTCACGGCGCCCGGCCGCACTTCTTTTGAACGTCCATATGGCTGGGCCTGGCTGTTGGCGCTAGCGCAAGAACTGGAAAGCTGGCCGCATCCACGCGCGGCAGCCTGGCTGGCGGCGATGGAGCCGCTGGTGGCAGATATACGCAACCGGGTGCTGAATTTCTTCCCACTGCTGAGTTACGCAATCCGCGTCGGCACGCACTACAACAGCGCCTTCGCACTCAGGCTGATATTGGATTTTGCCCGCCACCGCAAAGACGCCGAACTGGAAAGCGCTGTAGTCGCAGCCGCTTGCCGCTACTTCATTGCCGACAGCAATTACCCCGCACACTACGAGCCGGGCGGCGATGAATTCCTGTCGGCAGCGCTGACCGAAGCACTGTTGATGGCCGATGTGCTGGAGCCGGATGTCTACGTCGACTGGTTCGCGCAGTTCCTGCCATCCCTGCCCGATGTCGACCGGCTGATGAACCCGGCCGAAGTCAGCGATCGGAGCGACCCCAAGATCGCCCACCTGGACGGGCTCAACCTGAGCCGCGCCTGGTGCATGAAGCGGATCGCGCGGCGCCTGCCGGAACATGATGCAGCAGCGGCCACCTTGACGGCGGCAGCACAACGCCATATCCAAGCCAGCCTGCCGCATGTCGCCAGCGGTCACTATGCCGGCGAACATTGGCTGGCGACGTTTGCCATGCTGGCAATGGAAGCACCGGCTTAA
- the pcp gene encoding pyroglutamyl-peptidase I: protein MEKTSQNILLTGFEPFEREPLNPSWEAVRTLDGWQCDAARVVARQLPCVFGEALQVLDQLIAELKPVLVICVGQAGGRSQMSLERVAINVDDARIADNAGRQPIDQPIVDDGPVAYFSTLPIKGMVKAMRDAGVPAEVSQTAGTFVCNHVFYGLMHRLATQAPNVRGGFIHIPYIPSQAARHPGQPSLALETVVEGLRSALQSAMNLQKDVKEGGGQLH from the coding sequence ATGGAAAAAACTTCACAGAACATTTTGCTGACCGGCTTCGAGCCCTTCGAACGAGAGCCGCTGAATCCCTCCTGGGAAGCGGTACGAACGCTGGACGGCTGGCAATGCGACGCTGCTCGTGTGGTCGCACGCCAGTTGCCGTGCGTGTTTGGCGAAGCGCTGCAAGTGCTGGATCAACTGATCGCCGAACTCAAACCAGTGCTGGTGATCTGCGTCGGGCAGGCCGGTGGACGCAGCCAGATGTCGCTGGAGCGGGTAGCGATTAATGTCGACGATGCACGGATTGCCGACAACGCCGGCCGTCAGCCGATCGACCAGCCGATAGTCGACGACGGTCCCGTGGCGTATTTTTCAACGCTGCCGATCAAGGGCATGGTAAAGGCGATGCGCGACGCCGGCGTACCAGCGGAAGTATCACAAACCGCCGGCACTTTCGTTTGCAACCACGTGTTCTACGGCTTGATGCATCGGCTTGCCACACAGGCGCCGAACGTGCGCGGCGGCTTCATTCACATCCCCTATATTCCATCGCAGGCGGCGCGCCATCCCGGCCAGCCTAGCCTGGCGCTGGAAACCGTGGTCGAAGGTTTGCGCAGCGCGTTGCAAAGCGCAATGAATCTGCAAAAGGATGTCAAGGAAGGTGGCGGCCAGTTGCACTAA